In one Primulina eburnea isolate SZY01 unplaced genomic scaffold, ASM2296580v1 ctg128_ERROPOS2300000, whole genome shotgun sequence genomic region, the following are encoded:
- the LOC140820601 gene encoding uncharacterized protein — MRKVVSIDGTWLKDKYNGVLLVASAQDGNYHQYPLAWGIVDVECTSSWSWFLMKLLEVVPDEDELVIISDRHQGIINAARCKNKGATEMFLHIAKIYKNFEFDIAYNDFRNRYPEAAQYLDERDSLDRWTRAYCPKTRYNIMTTNGVESINARLLEERKLPIIALLDSLQKLASSWFARYRHASIASNANLTPTIEGILRSRFTDAQGIQVFELGRLEFDVWSRGHSAIVDSNQKDAHVEFLILIESHVLMPSQLVG, encoded by the exons ATGCGAAAAGTTGTATCAATTGATGGTACGTGGTTGAAGGACAAGTATAATGGTGTTTTACTTGTGGCATCGGCACAAGATGGAAATTATCACCAATATCCTTTGGCGTGGGGAATCGTAGATGTCGAGTGTACTTCTTCGTGGAGTTGGTTTTTAATGAAGTTGTTAGAAGTAGTACCTGACGAGGATGAATTGGTGATAATTTCTGACAGGCATCAGGGGATCATTAATGCG GCTAGATGCAAAAATAAGGGTGCAACCGAAATGTTTTTGCACATtgctaaaatttataaaaatttcgagTTTGATATTGCATACAATGATTTTAGAAATAGATATCCTGAGGCAGCGCAATATTTGGACGAGAGAGACTCACTTGATAGATGGACTCGAGCGTATTGTCCAAAGACCCGTTACAATATTATGACGACGAACGGGGTTGAGTCGATCAATGCTAGACTACTTGAAGAAAGGAAGCTGCCAATCATTGCACTCTTAGATTCTTTGCAGAAACTGGCCTCATCTTGGTTTGCCCGATATCGCCACGCATCAATTGCAAGTAACGCTAACTTGACCCCTACGATCGAGGGGATTCTTCGTAGTAGGTTCACAGATGCCCAAGGAATACAAGTTTTTGAATTAGGACGTCTGGAGTTTGATGTTTGGAGTCGTGGACATTCGGCCATAGTGGACTCGAATCAAAAAGATGCACATGTCGagtttttgatattgatagaatCCCATGTGCTCATGCCATCGCAGCTAGTTGGTTAG